A single region of the Equus przewalskii isolate Varuska chromosome 26, EquPr2, whole genome shotgun sequence genome encodes:
- the LOC103541170 gene encoding olfactory receptor 13C3, giving the protein MDKINQTFVLEFLLLGLSGYPKIEIIYFVLILVMYLVILTGNGVLIIASIFDSRLHTPMYFFLGNLSFLDICYTSSSVPSTLVSLTSKKRNISFSGCAVQMFFGFAMGSTECLLLGMMAFDRYAAICNPLKYPIIVNKVVYVLMASVSWLSGGINSIVQTSLAMRLPFCENNIINHFTCEILAVLKLACANISLNIITMVISNMAFLVLPLLVMFFSYMFILYTILRMNSATGRRKAFSTCSAHLTVVIIFYGTIFFMYAKPRSQELHGEDKLQTSDKLISLFYGVVTPMLNPIIYSLRNKDVKAAVKYLLNRKPIQ; this is encoded by the coding sequence ATGGATAAAATTAACCAAACATTTGTGTTAGAATTTCTTCTTCTGGGTCTTTCAGGATACCCAAAGATTGAGATCATTTACTTTGTTCTAATTTTAGTTATGTATCTAGTGATTCTTACTGGCAATGGTGTTCTGATCATAGCAAGCATCTTTGATTCCCGTCttcacacacccatgtactttttcctggGCAACCTATCTTTCCTGGATATCTGCTATACATCCTCCTCGGTTCCCTCAACTTTGGTGAGCTTAACctcaaagaaaaggaacatttcCTTCTCTGGATGTGCAGTGCAGATGTTCTTTGGGTTTGCAATGGGGTCAACAGAGTGTCTACTCCTTGGCATGATGGCCTTTGACCGCTATGCAGCTATCTGTAACCCCCTGAAATACCCCATCATCGTGAACAAAGTGGTATATGTACTGATGGCTTCTGTGTCATGGCTCTCTGGTGGAATCAACTCAATTGTGCAAACATCTCTTGCCATGAGATTGCCTTTCTGTGAGAATAATATTATCAATCATTTCACATGTGAAATATTAGCTGTCCTCAAGCTAGCTTGTGCCAATATATCCCTCAATATTATCACCATGGTGATATCAAATatggctttcctggttcttccACTGCTGGTCATGTTTTTCTCCTATATGTTCATCCTCTACACCATCTTGAGAATGAACTCAGCCACAGGGAGACGCAAGGCCTTTTCCACCTGCTCAGCACATCTCACTGTGGTGATCATATTTTATGGTACCATCTTCTTTATGTATGCTAAACCTAGGTCTCAAGAACTGCATGGAGAAGACAAGTTGCAAACTTCAGACAAgctcatttctctattttatggggTAGTGACGCCCATGTTAAATCCTATAATCTATAGCTTGAGGAATAAGGATGTAAAAGCTGCTGTAAAATATCTGCTGAACCGAAAACCTATTCAGTAA
- the LOC103567883 gene encoding LOW QUALITY PROTEIN: olfactory receptor 13C8-like (The sequence of the model RefSeq protein was modified relative to this genomic sequence to represent the inferred CDS: inserted 1 base in 1 codon), which produces MERTNDSMLTEFVLVGLSVHPKLQTVFFVLVLWVYLMILLGSGVLISVIICDSHFHTPMHFLLCNLSFLDICYTSSFVPLILDSFMTGRKRVSFSGCMVQMFLSFAMGATKCEFLGMMVLDCYVAICYPLRYPAIMSKGTYVPMAAGSWVAGLVDSVVQASLTIQLPFCANNVINYFVCEILATLELACADISISVISMAGSNXILLVIPLLVLSISYIFILATILRISSTEGKRESFSTCSAHLTVVIIFYGTIFFMYTKPRSKSSVGPDNQGTFEVLISLSYGVMTPMLNPLIYSLRNKDVKTAVRNMLSRKNSDGI; this is translated from the exons ATGGAGAGGACCAATGATTCCATGTTGACAGAATTTGTCCTGGTTGGGCTTTCTGTCCACCCAAAGCTCCAGACAGTTTTCTTTGTGCTAGTTTTGTGGGTGTACCTGATGATCCTGCTGGGAAGTGGAGTCCTCATCTCTGTAATCATCTGTGATTCTCACTTTCACACCCCAatgcatttccttctctgtaatcTTTCCTTTCTGGACATTTGCTATACAAGCTCCTTTGTCCCGCTAATTCTGGACAGCTTCATGACAGGAAGGAAAAGAGTTTCCTTCTCCGGGTGCATGGTGCAAATGTTTCTCTCCTTTGCAATGGGGGCCACAAAGTGTGAGTTTCTAGGCATGATGGTACTTGACTGCTACGTGGCCATCTGCTACCCACTGAGATACCCTGCTATCATGAGCAAAGGTACCTACGTGCCCATGGCAGCTGGATCTTGGGTTGCTGGGCTTGTGGACTCCGTGGTGCAGGCATCTCTCACAATACAATTACCATTCTGTGCTAACAATGTCATTAACTACTTTGTCTGTGAAATTCTAGCTACCCTAGAACTGGCCTGTGCTGATATTTCAATCAGTGTGATCAGCATGGCAGGGTCAA TGATTCTTCTGGTTATTCCATTGCTGGTACTTTCCAtctcttacatttttattcttgcCACTATTCTGAGGATCTCTTCTACTGAAGGAAAACGTGAGtccttctccacctgctcagCCCACCTGACAGTGGTGATTATATTCTATGGAACCATCTTCTTCATGTACACAAAGCCCAGATCTAAAAGCTCTGTTGGTCCAGATAATCAAGGCACCTTTGAGGTCCTCATCTCCCTCTCCTATGGAGTGATGACCCCCATGCTCAATCCTCTCATCTATAGTCTGAGGAACAAGGATGTAAAGACTGCTGTGAGGAACATGCTGAGTAGGAAAAACTCTGATGGAATATGA